The stretch of DNA GTATTCGTGAATTGCTTTTTTTCTGGTCTACTCGTCAATTAAAAGATCGGAATTAAACTAATATCAGTTAATATACCAGTTAGAAGAATGATATTGAAAATTAGAGAATGACAACTCATAACTATAAAATTTAAGAGCATGAAAACCAAGCACGATAGTGCATTCTACTATAACTGCACACCTTGAGCGACAAACCCTGTTACCAGaacaaaataaggagatgtgggatGTTTACATATACTATATTTAGAcctatgatttgaaaaaaaatatatagaacaaATATGATTATGAAAATAAGATCTAGAGCCATTTGTTTTAAAGGAATTACAGAGTTATGCCGCTTTGTTCAAAGGTATAAATTCATCAACCCGAGTGGTGTCGTAGTACATCTCCTCTTATAGACAAACAGATATATACAATGTAGCtgtatgttaagggggtcttattactaatttttgacctttttaaaCTGGTACAAATACCATTTTACCTAAAAATGCATGCCCCAAATTttgcttacttttttttttttattcatatgtatAAAGGAAGGAACACACTTCAAAGGTGCATGACGCTTAAACAAATTTTTTAATTGACTCGTTTgtaacttatatataaaaaaaaacttatgcgTTTACTTCTGAATGTCATATTTTACAGATAAaatggaatgtgaaaaaaatCCATGTGAAAACGGAGGTACCTGTTACGAGCAGGACAAATGTTTCTGCTCGTCTGATTATTACGGAGAAAGATGTCAGTATAAAACAGGTAcattgaataaaaatgaataaaaaattaaaaataaaaacaattatttcaatCAAACTTAAGGAATCAATAAGCCcatatttcttttaaaagaaaaaaaacgtgTGGCTTAACTGAAAGGGATAAAATTATtatagtttatattgttcaagtTTTTGCTGCATTTTTTATAATCAGAAATAACCAGAAACCTTGTGTGCGTGTGTTTGAAAAATTGCATCGTATATATATCTTCTTTGAATGCCAAATTATCATACTTTGACGCCAAAAATTCATTCGAGATACATGGTCGATTCAATGACATCACATTTCGTATTGACGTTGATTTGCTTGCAATTTTTACCTTTTCTGAATTTTGTATTCTGTGAAATTAATAATTACTGATAATAAACCCCAATTAcgtgtttttttctaaacgcgGTTCCAATGTTACTAGAGTTCCCAGTCTGTTGGGATATCCAATTACGTGATATATCGAACGATTTGTTAAAACTCAAAAGATGCGCTTTCAATTACCGAATTGTTTTACAGAATTCAGTTCCTACATATAATGTTActgttgttttgtaataatttAACAATAGTTCCTACAGTTTTCCAGTTTTCCTCATAGTggtttttatttaattataaagTCAATGTAATCTGTTACACAGTACATTGCTATAACAATCATAGAACTTTGTAATTCAAGTTCTGTTTCTATTTCCAAACATTTAACTTTATGTTCATGCTTGTtgttaataatgtttttttatcatataaagtCTATATAATATGTTGGTTTTTATCATATAAAGTCTATATAATATGTTGGTTTTTATCATATAAAGTCTATATAATATGCTCATTGTTATATAAATCTTTGATCTTCTGTTTTTGTATATCcaaacatttaaattgtttacgtGCTTGCAGTTACTCAAGAATGTTTAGGTACTGAAATTAAAATGGCGTTTGTGGTTCCTGACACATTTAGAGGAGAGGTTTACCTGAGTGAGGATGAAGACAACTGTAAATTTAATCAGATGGAAGCAGGTGTTCCAGGATTAAACAAGTACTCGTTGACAATTCCGTTCAATTCCACTGATAATGTGTGTTCACAATTtatcaacaaaacaaaagatgaaCCGATGGTAAGAACTGGGCTATTTTTATCTCCAAATAAACACATCTTTAATTATTGGAATAGAATAATAAAggtaactagatttgccattgcaagcaatagcggatggcacccttcccccattgccaggcgagcggcagccattttgaaatttcctaagTCAAAGAGTGAATCTACAcatgcaaattatcatttttgttaagtttcataaagtttggagcattttgaaatttttgacattttttctgtttccatggtaacggcggccattttggaaattccaacttcaaaatccaactatGGCCAAGTCAGGTACcgtttctgtaaagtttcatccagtttgcagcattttgattattttgaaattttggacatttttgctgtttccatggcaatggcaggtattttgaaaattccaagaactgttggtacctcagggcaccactgccaacatttacataaactTTCAAGAGGTTGcctcttataacgaaagatttagaattttgatttttttttacatttttgcagtttccatggtaacggcggccattttttactattccaatgtctcttgcacaacttcacatggcggttcatattatggtatagttctatCAACATGGGTCtggccaattccgagaaatagtatggacaaaatgtgtggaagaataaaaataataactagatttgccattgcaagcaatagcggatggcacccttcccacattgccactaaactgcagccattttgaaaatttaaaacagtatttacacataaatacattacaacaaaattgtttgtaaattttttaaacagttttgagcattttttcaatttttcacatttttgcagtttccatggcaacggcggccattttggaaattccaaactccaAAGTCTTATCTTTACTTACCGTTTACCATTCATAATGAGTTTCATTTAGTTTGgtgcattttgagatttttggacatttttgctgtttccatggtaacggtgtccattttgaaaattccaacagCAGTTTCAACATTGACTAATATGCTATGTTATATATTCatgaaatttatttcagtttGATCTTATATTCCTTAAGAAAATGCTGCTTTGATGTTTTTTCCCATAGGACCAATGTTAAACATTTCCcaagtttccatggcaatggcagccattttgaaaattctaagtactgttggtacctcaaggcaccactgccaacatttacatTAAGTTTCAAGAGGTTGcctcttataacgaaagatttagaattttgatttttttttacatttttgcagtttccatggtaacggcggccattttttaccattccaatgtctcttgcacaacttcacatggcggttcatattagggtatagttccatcaacatgggtctgaccaattccgagaaatagcatggacaaaatgtgtggaagaataaaaataactagaattgccattgcaagcaatagcggatgtcacccttccgctcattgccactaagcggcacccattttaaaacaacttaacagtgaatgcagatctatgaattgcgatatatctttctgtaaattttcaatacaataacagcagtgtcaaaagtttcacatttctgctgtttccatggcaacggcagccattttgaaaattccgaagtcaaaagtctgatctatacatgccagtaaacaataatattaagtttcattaagtttggagcattttgaaaatatttgacatttctgcagtttccatggcaacggtagccattttggaaattccaacttcaaaagtctcatgcagactagacagtcaacaaatatattaagtttcatcaagtttgaagcattttgaagtttttgaaatttttgacattttggctggtttctatggtaacacagaccattccaaatttttaatggcAGATACTCCATTGGTACATGgaagggaacataccatcagagtttcaatgaatttgacctaccattttaaggaagtaaatgccacttttaaggttttttaaagcgttttgaccatttttgccttgtttccatggtaacacaagacattttcaaaattccaacgccaaattgcacatctaccaatgttgctcatcgttcctgtgaagtttcattaaatttggagcattttgatattttggaaatttttggtgtagtatccatggcaacatagtagtcccaatgaatgccaaaaatcatccaaaacaagtatatagtgggcacctacattgtatcaaaatataatgattctaagtctaagcatctccaaataattccctaaaacaaaaaagtggaatttttcacaatttttccgtttccatggtaacggcagccatttttaatggtcctatgacctactgcaacccgaaattttgtgttcctcattatagttgactatgactaagattggttccattgccttcaaaaaatctgccggacaaaaatcattggaagaataagaagaataataataacaaagaaacggaggaaaagcaatatgtcacccgacattgtcgatcgggtgacataataaaaaagaaaaaaaagaaacgtacaataacaagatgtcaccccaactccgttgagggtgccataataataaaaagaaaaaaaagaaacgaacaataacaatatgtcaccccaactccgttgagggtgccataaaaaggtAAAAAAGACAAACTCGAGCAAAGAGACAAAATAGCCCAAGGCCACTAATGAGTCTTCGGCTCAGCTAGAAAATCCCCTACCAGGAAGatatggcccctaaacaatattttataaagtGAAATGAACGCCACACTTAAATCCGAAACATTCAAATGaactaaacaaaaattaaaaacaacaccaCATAATAATATCAAAGAATAGAAgatcctgacttgagacaggcactaAAACGAGTCGGGGTTAAACCTGTTTTATTTGATCTCAACGCTCCCCTATATACCTCTAGCAGATGTTGAATACACAAACACCTAGcaaaaggttttgttagcttgtGAGGTAAATGACGATATTTTTggtgctttgtatagaatattacaaTATAAGATGGGATGTGAAAAAACTGGACGTATAATATGTTTACACGTTAATTTATATTTAGAAATTGTGTCACTGCTACACTGTTTTCTGGGTCCTTTCGGTTTTATTGTCGAATTGGACTTCTCCTTATTTTAGTTACAAGCGTACATAGTGACTTTCGTGATGGTCATCAGTTTAATATTGATAGTCAAACGCAATAAAGATTACAGAATTTACATCTACGAATAAAATAATACAGTGATTAATAAAATAGTTgcgtgttaaaaaaatataaataagtttaAATCATTGAATCATCGGCGGATAATGACAACAAATACATAATTAAGATAATGAAAAATGAGAATGTCATTAAAAGTCATCATGAATAACGAATGTTATCAGATAAATGCATGTATTTACCTATGATGTTATTAAGCTAATTTGATGTTATAAGCAGACAATAATTAGATAAATTTGTAACAAGACGGTTTTGTCCAATAAAATGGTTTAATATAGTTttttcttatatcaaaatatttgtcacATACCAAAAATACTCATTAAAGAATCCGTCATTTTGACTGCAAGACAACAAATGCTaggcattttaaaagttattttattttctccATAAAATGCAACATGCGTACGTTCATGTATATAGCATTAAAATGTCGTTATACCAAtttaatgcttttttttgtttgtttatttttacaaggTCGTGTCAAATTAATGGGAAGCATTCTGCGTTTTGTACAAAATTAATGTGTTTCTGTCGACTGTTTTTTACACCACTTAAGATTACAAAAAGAAGGATTCAAAATCAAGAAAAGGAAGTGAATAACGCTGTAGGAATGGGCGTTCGATAGCTTTGCTGTAGACTGATAGATATGCAGCTTTTCCTTTCGAacgttttgaaaattttaattggaAGGCCTATAGATAGTATTAGAAATCCCTGGAACCATTCTTTATTACAATGAACTGTATTTTTTTATCGACAGGAGGGAGATGTAAGCCGATTTGTTGATGTCGTGGTCAGTTATAACCCAATGTTTATATCCAGTACCGATAGTATCATCATATACAGTTGTATTCATAAAGGCTCCAATTTTACTATGTTTGCAGAACTTGATGATGTTGGTTTAAATGAAAGGTTAGTTTGAGAGATATGCGTgatttcttctttttaatatttcattttcgttgccatatatgtatatttaaaccagtgaaatatgccaaaaaaagaCTTCGAGCATTTTCATCTGTTTAAAGATGGCGCCCCAAAACGTCCAAGACAGTTTAACATTTAAAACAACTTTGTGTGGTTATTTATATAACTAAGGTGCACCCATGTGCCAAATATCATATGGTATCACACAATACAATGATagttcaaataaagaaaaaattacaAGAATTATCAAGGTATAAATTCTAAAAATGTAATTGCAAACAATTAACCTGCCAAGCCGAAGGTCATATGACAAAAGTGACATCAGGCagttttgcatggttttctggcAGATCTTAACAACAcattgagaaatcatgattcagTAAAGAAATAGGATCCCTACTTGGTCACCATCATCATCagcacaaataataaaaaaaaatccatctaAATGAAATAATCTGTTTTCTTTCTCGAAATTATAAAGCCCTTTTTAAATTTGGTTCACACATGTAATATTCTATCAAAGTcataagatttgaaaaaaaaatattcatcttCAGTTATAGTTGCGTCTACATTTCTGTGAATTTGTTATCACTATATCAGGTTGTCCAAGGTGATTAAAAACTGTTCTGGGTTACCGTTAGTTGTCTCATTCTTCAGGTTCGTATCATGTGTATTTGGCTTGGTGTCAGTTATTCATAAAACTTTCCCTGTGTTTTGTCATCTTTTTGTTTGCACGAGTGTTTGTCACTGGTAAAGGTTAAGTTAAGGTGAACTGGTGAACACCAAGCGTAGTGTACATAACATTGCAACATTCATTCTAATGCTTATATATTTCGTACGATCTTTACTAGGTTATATAAGTTTGAAAGTCAAAAGGTATCTACGATATTTACAACCAGCCATGCAGGTAAAACAAAACAATgcaaaatgagaagatgtggtatgattgccaataagacaactatataTTCACCACATTTTAAATGAAGTTCACGTAAGTTATTATAGAAAACCGTTCGGCATTTAACAACAggaaaacccataccgcataatctAATAAAGAAGGCCCGACATGAAACATTTAATAATTAGGAAAACTAATGGTTTAATTCATAACAAGAAAAAtctgaaaacaaatatgaaatgcaTGAAACAACGACAACCAATAAAGCACAGGTCCTTGACTCGAAACAGACTCATACAGGATGTGATAGCTTAAACATGCTTGAAGGCGTCAACCCTCTACTTACCTGTGATATTGGTTTTACGtaaaataagaacaaattattaaaaaaaataaagtcacccaaagttatatcatttacataaaaaTGTACACAACACCAATattgttttgacttttttttctagAACAAACTTAAAGAAAAACATCATTTCTGGTACCTATTTGCCTGTCAAATTTGCAGTTCAGAATAAAGATGGCCAACCTTTAGATAAGCCTCTATTTGTAGGCGACATCTTTAAGTTATTATTCTTCCTCGCAGATACTGATGGTATGTAGTTTTGATAAGATATAAAAAGTTTAAGAGTAAAAAACATCAGGATTTAAATGAGTTAAAGAAActaattatgaaaattgtaataACAAGCTTTTATAGTGATCAAATTTTAACCTCTGCATATGCTTATAAACTTTACGAGGAACGTCGTTTTTGATtgcagtattttatttttattttaatgattcaTTCCATGTAAAAACAGTACAGCATTATTGAAAATGCAAGTAACAATTTACCGTTTGCTTTCGAGCGGAGTTTTAAACTAATCcatatgatagttatcaaaggtaccttgCTTATATTTTAGTACACAAGACGCGcattttttctacataagactcatcattgataTATTGCCTTTTGCAGTGTATGAAAGTCTTAGAATTGACAACTGCATAGCCAATAACACGTTATCAGGAAAGCCAACACAATTTGAATTTGTTAAGGATgggtatgtacatgtattataagagTCATTCATCAATAGATTACATAAACATATTCATAACAACTTATAGTTCCAATAGATTTATGTTCTGATAGATTTATAACTCGTATTAAATTTAGTGTATATTTACAGAATCATATTTTTGTGTAAGAATTCCTACTCACAACGTCACAAATGCGTGATTATTCTGGTTTTCAGGAAACTCAATGATTTTCTAGTTAATTCCTTTATCCCAACTGATTCAACGTTCAATTCCTCTTACCCAAGTATGGAAGTGAAATATGTTTCACGTTAATTAGTTTATTCTGTTCTTTACCgtttcaaaatttatcattaaaattacatgtatacatgaaATATCTTTAAACAGATCATCAATGGTGACAGGAAAATGATATGTATGGTAACATTTTGTCATTTTCCGACCGGCAGTGAAACCCATGCCAAAAAAGAGCGTCAATTTTGGTTTGCGGGATGTTTAAATCTGATACCTCTTGTATCTGTAAAATGTAggctttttttctgttttcataatcaaactaaatattttaaagtGTCCTATAAGTGTCCAATAAATGAAAGTTTCGAGTTTTCATTGACGAGATTTAAGAACGAACAAATCCTTTGCTTTAATATTTCCGTTTAAAAGCTCACACATCTCATTATGTATGTCCCTGTCCCGTAGGCTACATCTACGTCATTATTTTATGTCTATATCTGTTCTATTAGAAATCATGCATTATCCTCTCATCttgatatatataaacatataatgtAGATGTCCCACTGAAGATGGAAAGAATATCATGGTGAATACAGACGGTCCACTTGCAGCTAAGTACAGAAAACCTGGTTCAACAGAGGAACTACCAGCTTCAGAGCTCTTCATGTATGCTTTTAAATTCAAAGGAACAACAAATGTTGGCTTTAACTGTGctgttaaaatatgtaaaaaaggaGAAGGAAGCTTTTGTAAGCCTGTAAGTGTTAACTTTATGGAATACTTTTGCATAATGACATTTCCGTAAATTGCAAGTGTTTCAAAATTAACACtctgtcataaaaatataaaataacaacaaaatataaatgatattttaaacaaaGACTTTGATTAACAGAAAGTATAATGTACTTTCCCTCAATGCAGTATTTAATAGTCTGTGGAATACCAGTACAGATCTATTCCTCTAATTCTTTAGCAATGTCACCGTTTCTGGGccaattgtattaaaaaaatcaatgtgttGTTTTCGATGGTATCAGAAGAT from Mytilus galloprovincialis chromosome 2, xbMytGall1.hap1.1, whole genome shotgun sequence encodes:
- the LOC143064509 gene encoding EGF-like domain-containing protein 2; translated protein: MIARTLLHTWLNFMIIFFFIQLGRTDFHCRRKGFNCKSGGICNAGDGSCSCPATRAGYDCSLDTDKMECEKNPCENGGTCYEQDKCFCSSDYYGERCQYKTVTQECLGTEIKMAFVVPDTFRGEVYLSEDEDNCKFNQMEAGVPGLNKYSLTIPFNSTDNVCSQFINKTKDEPMEGDVSRFVDVVVSYNPMFISSTDSIIIYSCIHKGSNFTMFAELDDVGLNERTNLKKNIISGTYLPVKFAVQNKDGQPLDKPLFVGDIFKLLFFLADTDVYESLRIDNCIANNTLSGKPTQFEFVKDGCPTEDGKNIMVNTDGPLAAKYRKPGSTEELPASELFMYAFKFKGTTNVGFNCAVKICKKGEGSFCKPRDCSLPVGVPTTASTFTPAVVDVTSAPALVPELQGSEETGNETSINSTQPSIRRKRDSNYGDRQFVSTILTIKEPSLDEVLIFPKIGQENIKIGNLNKNTMTADKENTKCVMSQNIIIIIVVLATWVFVLVVISSVLAVSKCRSHRRIQILKSKQSSFDFNYTIPRPKLNIK